Proteins encoded by one window of Candidatus Kapaibacterium thiocyanatum:
- a CDS encoding transcriptional regulator, which produces MNLRRDVFQALADPTRRAILLLLASQAMTAGAIAANFNTARPTISRHLQILTECELLRQESIGREVHYHLEAGKMKEVADFIERFRAMWDERFDKLETVMKAYGTGRKAT; this is translated from the coding sequence ATGAACCTCCGCAGAGACGTATTCCAGGCACTGGCCGATCCGACACGGCGTGCCATCCTGCTCCTCCTCGCCTCGCAGGCGATGACGGCCGGTGCCATCGCGGCAAACTTCAACACCGCCCGCCCGACCATTTCCAGGCACCTCCAGATCCTCACCGAATGCGAGCTGCTGCGTCAGGAGTCCATCGGCAGGGAGGTCCACTATCATCTCGAAGCAGGGAAGATGAAGGAAGTCGCCGATTTCATCGAACGTTTCCGGGCCATGTGGGACGAGCGGTTCGACAAGCTCGAAACCGTCATGAAGGCATACGGAACCGGCAGGAAGGCTACATGA